A part of Chanos chanos chromosome 9, fChaCha1.1, whole genome shotgun sequence genomic DNA contains:
- the nat14 gene encoding putative N-acetyltransferase 14: protein MVRLDLGNVVLRRMKEEDIEAVKALIKEGCEGSENRLILHLLTRPLALLMLATMSSVLRCVLHSFIMALVIPVFLLIVYLKLTIPRRTGILGSSRPYWDYVGSSFQAEGDASLQNPHAARAKLVTAQEKARRRKKTKDKEKEKEEKAKEKETVDEEELKERSRVAGEVWVADYDGEIAGSIARDGWSREGVCRLCRVVVQSWYRREGLGRLLVQSLEERERQRGTARVYAHVPFPSKVGEAFFRKLGYRLQGETADGEEEEEDDEDYEESEKGWLGFAISKVFVKKL from the exons ATGGTGAGGTTGGACCTGGGAAATGTAGTCCTGCGTCGTATGAAGGAGGAGGACATAGAGGCCGTGAAAGCCCTCATTAAG gaggGTTGTGAGGGGTCAGAAAACAGATTGATTCTTCACCTCCTCACGCGTCCCCTTGCGCTCCTCATGCTGGCCACCATGTCCTCCGTCCTCCGCTGCGTCCTTCACTCCTTCATCATGGCTCTCGTCATCCCCGTCTTCCTCCTCATCGTCTACCTCAAGCTCACCATCCCCCGTCGCACAGGGATACTGGGATCCAGTCGGCCGTACTGGGACTACGTGGGCAGCAGCTTCCAAGCGGAGGGAGACGCCAGCCTCCAGAACCCGCACGCGGCCCGGGCCAAACTGGTCACGGCCCAGGAGAAGGCCCGACGCCGCAAAAAAacgaaagacaaagagaaggaaaaagaggagaaggcaaaagagaaggagacagtggacgaggaggagctgaaggagcGGTCCAGGGTGGCGGGGGAGGTGTGGGTGGCAGACTACGACGGGGAGATCGCGGGCAGCATCGCCCGTGACGGGTGGAGCAGGGAAGGGGTTTGCCGGCTGTGCAGGGTGGTGGTTCAGAGCTGGTACCGGAGAGAGGGTCTGGGCCGGCTACTGGTCCAAAGCCTGGAGGAgcgagagaggcagagaggcacCGCCAGGGTGTACGCTCACGTCCCCTTCCCTTCCAAAGTCGGGGAGGCGTTTTTCCGGAAACTGGGCTACCGCTTGCAGGGCGAGACGGCGGAcggggaggaggaagaggaggacgacGAAGATTACGAGGAGTCGGAGAAAGGTTGGCTGGGGTTTGCCATCAGTAAAGTGTTTGTGAAGAAACTGTGA
- the il11a gene encoding interleukin-11, with protein sequence MKVLIDSSSSLLFSLLLAQLPLFTSAFPAHHRRFHADFEKLTNQTKHLLKLTQDLLKEPVFDTEISHHRFKSLPAISSRASDLSTLELKPTLSQLHADLKSFEHHFEWLNKATRKQHHVFVPKLGELITHIKGLINALQRQMVKAEAPRLPAPSPSLPSHPSFHWEMVQTSHELLQQFRIFCDWASRALLTLKSKYPA encoded by the exons atgaaGG TGCTGATCGACTCCTCCTCTTCGCTGCTCTTCTCGCTGCTATTGGCTCAGTTGCCTTTGTTTACGTCGGCGTTTCCCGCCCACCACCGACGGTTCCATGCCGACTTCGAGAAGCTGACCAACCAGACCAAACACCTGTTAAAGTTAACGCAAGATCTCTTG AAGGAGCCTGTGTTCGACACTGAGATCAGCCATCACAGGTTCAAGTCTTTGCCAGCCATAAGCAGCAGAGCCAGTGACCTCAGCACACTGGAG CTGAAGCCgactctctctcagctccacgCCGACCTGAAGTCCTTTGAGCACCATTTTGAGTGGTTGAATAAAGCCACGCGGAAGCAGCATCACGTCTTTGTGCCCAAACTGGGAGAGCTGATCACTCATATAAAGGGATTAATCAACGCACTGCAGCGCCAG ATGGTGAAGGCAGAGGCTCCCCGACTCCCTGctccctccccatctctcccctctcatCCCTCCTTCCACTGGGAGATGGTGCAGACCTCCCACGAACTCCTCCAGCAGTTCAGGATCTTCTGCGACTGGGCGTCGAGAGCGCTGCTCACCCTCAAGTCGAAATACCCCGCCTAG